The segment ATATGTTGAAAGTAAAGGGGTAAAGACACTTTGGTGAAATCATTGAGTAGTGCATTTTAATTAATAACAAGACCTACACTAGATGTCTTGTCTTCAGCTGTCTAGAATGACCATTTGACATGCTTGCCAAACACCAGTTTAGGGTAACTCAGGACTGTGAGGAGCAATCTCTGGAAATCAGTTACTGTCTTTCCCTCCTATTCTTTCCTGCCTTGATGCATCTCCCTACTTTTGAGTGGAAAGAAAACTTAGATacctttagtgatttttttttaaattgaagtgtagttgatgtgTGATATTGTgttagttacaggtgtacagcaaagcgattcagttatacatatatttattctttttcagattatttatagcttattacagaatattaagtagagttcctgtgctctacagtaggttatctattttataatgtCTGTATGTTAACCCCAAGctgctaatttatccctccccccacatttcccctttggtaactgaaagtttgtttttgaaacctgtagagtctgtttctgttttataaagaagtgcatttgtattatttttaaaaattagattccacatatgagtaatgtatgtgatatttgtctttctgtttgacTTAGTTCTCTTAGTGTGATCATctccatgtccatccatgttgctgcagatggcattatttcattctttttttatggctgagtatacacataccacatctttatactgtcctctgtcaatggacatttagactgcttccatgtcttgggtattgtaaatggtgctgcagtgagcattgggggtgcatgtatcttttagaagtATGTTTTACgtcagatatatgtccaggaatgggattgctggatcatatggtagctctatttttaattttttaaggaaacaccATACCGTTATccagctttcctggtggttcagtggtaaaaaatatgCATGCccatgtaggagacgtgggttcagtcccagggttgggaagatcccctagagaaggaaatggcaacccactccagtactcttgccgggaaactcccatagacagaggggcccggcggactacagtccatggggtcacaaagggtcgaacatgactgagcgaccaaacacacaaactgttttccacagtggctgtgccaatttacattcccatcaatagtgtaggagggttcccttttctccacacactctccagcatttattgtttgtagattttttgatgatgtcaCACTTTCTGACCCATGTGACGTGATACCTCATTgaagttttgacttgcatttctctgataattagtgatgttgaacacttTGTCATGCGCTTTTGGCCATATGTGTGTCTTCTTAGTTATTGTTCTGTGGTGTACATAggtttaaatgcttattttatggtatgtacattgtttttatttctaaaaattaggAAATTACATCTgaactttaaaatttgaaatggtGCCAAACTTCAGCGTTCGTAGGCAACTCAAATATCTCTGCTTAGAGTCTCCAGCTGTGTCATCAGAATGAAAAATTGAGATGCTTCTGTCATTTTATTGCAGTGTAATATAAATTACAGGAGAAGCAAATTACAGTTCAGTAGGCCTTAACTCATAATTCTTAGGAAGGAAAGCAGCAGAACCCTGGTGCTGGGACCAAAGAAGATACGATGGTACACAGATGAACTTGCCTTGACTGTGAAATTCACCAGGGGGACAGAGAGGACCCAAGGCTGAGCCTGCACCGGTAGAGGTGTGGCTTTGAGGGGAGAAGGGACACTGTCTGGGGTTAGGATTTCAGTCTTTACTAATCAGCTGCTACACCACAATCTATTTTCACTTGTAACTGGTCAACCCCAGGTAGCTCCTGTAACTCAGGTACTAGTGATGAATTGGTCCAAAATAGATCTGGTTCTCACTGAGAGCACGTTTATTCTTGTGACTTTCTGAATATATTTGGTAACCTCCTGAAGGGACCGATAGTCAACACTGGAACTCAAGGAGCGGGGATTGCAAGGCCAGCTCTTTTACAAATGCACTGTACCGTCCTGAGAAAAATCACTTCACTTTGGGGGAGTCTCATTTTCCCCACCTGCAAAAAACAGAGGTGGAGAAGACAATCTTTAAGGCTGATCCCCACTTTAAGATGTAATGATTTGCTTTCCACTAGGAAccccctttttaaaaacaattttaattaaaaaatttttgattttgttttttgtttttggctgtgctaggtctttgtcgctgctcaggctttttctctagttgcggtgagccggggctactctctagtgtggtgtgcaggtttctcattgtgggggcttctcttgttgtagaacacgggctctagggcacgcaggcttcagagGCTATGGCACGTGGGTGcagtagttgtagctcctgggcacaggctcaatagttgtggcacaggagttttagttgctctgaggcgtatgggatcttcccagaccagggatcgaaccagtgtgtcctgaactggcaggtggattctttaccactgagccatcagggaagccctgaacccCTTTTTATGTTAATGATCCAGCGTGCCTTCCCCACCTCACTGGTCACCCAGCTTCCAGGTGTTTATGGGCTGTGGGGCCCCCTCATTTCTCTTACGTGCTTGTTTCTTAGGCATGTGTTTTCTCTGTCTTGTCCTGCTATTTATTTAAAGTCTAATAGCAACTTCTCTAATACAGGTATGTAGACTGTGCTCAAGTCCGTGAAAAATTTACCCACACATTTGGGTTGTGTTCCCAGTAGTTATCTCTGTGCTGAGTTCTTACAAATATTATTTCTGATATTGCCTTGGAAGATTAAACTTTCATCATAAAAAAAATGCATTgtctagaaatgcaaatcaaaaatactATATCACCTTGCACCATTGATATGGtgattacatgttaaaaaaaaaacagaaaataaatgaaataaatgttggCTAGAATGTGAAGACATTGGAATCCTTATGCTGGGATTGTAACATGGTGCAATTACGGAACAgtttggaggtttctcaaaaaattaaaatagaattatcatatgatcttgcagttccacttctgagtatatatccaaaagagtTGCAAGCAGAGTCTCAAGAGATATTTGTGCACCAAGTTCACAGAAGCACTAGTTCCAGCATCCAagagatggaagcaacccaagtgtctatcaacagatgactggataaacaaaatatggtacatacatagactggaatattattcagccccaGAAAGGAAGTGAAATCCTGTCACATactacaacatgggtgaaccttgagggtattatgctaagtgaaatgaaccaGTTACAAGAAGACAAACACTACATAATTCCACATATATGAGATATCTAAAGTCAAATTTAAAGAAACGGACAGAAGAACGTGGGTTAGCAGGGCctgggggaaggggaaagggggagtTGTTGCTTAATGGCTACAAAGGTTCAGTTTGGCAAAGTGACGTAGTTGTAGAGATTGCCCCAGAGGGAGCAGCCTGCAGGCCGGGTTGGACCAGACCAACCCTGCGCTGGCGGGAACCACTGACACTGATGAGGGGGCAGACggatggagaaggggacgagggtAAGGGGAAAGCAGCATTGGCTGTAAAtgacttttgctttcattttagcCACATAAATGGGAGGATTCCTATTTCTACATTTAAAAGGAGATGTGAGAATGAGTCTTAAAATAGTTCTCATTAATCAGAACAGCAAACTTGTACAAAAGCAACTGGATTTCAGAATCTAGCTGAGAATCCATGCTCAGGCTTCCACCCTTGGTCCTTCAGAGCAGGGTTCCCCCACCACCAACCACCCTGATGATTTTGATTGTGCAACCCTGTCAGTGagaaactgaacacacacaccacatgggtgtgtatttatttatcacATCACTATCCCATTCTGCTAATAACATACATTACAAAACATGTGACAAGAAATAGTAAAGTACAAAGAATAAGTTAAATGGACCTTGGCAGGATAACTGCCGACCTTGGCGGAGCTTACTGCCTCGCCCCTCAGCTGTGTGTTAGCTCCTCAGTGGAGACCTGTGACCTAGAATCTGGATTTTCAGGCAAATGCTTTGAACAGCAAATACCTCCACAGACTGACAACAGAAGGTCTGTGCAAAATTTTCTGGTGAGAGGGCCCCTGGGTTGCATGAGATTTCCAAATGGTTCCATGAGCCATAAACGCCTCAGTCTCAGTTCTGCAGAGAATGAATGAAATTGccgtgtttttgtttgtttttcattgagGTGAGCTTTACGTTAaattagccatttttaagtgaacagtgcagTGGCATTTGGTGCATTCACAGTGTTGTCACTGCCCCCAAAAACCATACAGATTATATAGTTGTCCACCATTTCTCCTTTCCCTGTGCTTTGATTGGCATCCCTAAATCTACTTCCCGTCTCTAGATTTACCTAATCTGAATATTTTGCGTCAGTGGGATTATACAGTAGATGACTGTGTGTCTGATTTTATAAACTCACCGATCAAGCTTTCGAGGCTCTGATAATGACTGCTACCACAATTACAGTTACGATGATGATTATAATTACAATTAAAGTTAGGATGAAACAGCAGCAACCAATGCCTGTGCTCCTGGGATGCTGGGCTGGGTGGGAATAGAAGCTCTGATCGCAGGAGGAATCCTggtctcttctctccctctggaAGCTGGTGTTCGTTCTTGGGCTCCACGAAGTAGGGAGGCTCTCAGCTGGTGTGGGCTCAGGAAACCACGATCTGGGTAATACCTTGTTTTTCGTCACTGCTTCCCCTCTGGTGCTTCCACTCGTGGGAGAAGGCATTTCAGCGGTGATCCCAAGGGTGGGCGAGCTTATTGTGGGAAATGACAGGGCTATTGGTGACTGCATGGCCAGACCTATGTCATTCTGGACACAAACACCCTGCAGACATGCCTCGCAGTTGTCACGGTTATGTGGCCCTTTGAGAGCAGTGGCCTTAATCATAGGACTCTTCACGAACTTAATTCCTTCTCTATAGCATTTCTTCAGAATTTGCAACACCAGGTTGTTCAGGATCCTTGAGATGTTCTCTTCTGTGAACTCGGGAACCTCAAACGAAGGCTGGGAGCACTTCTGACAGCTCTGGGCAAAGACTCTCATCTTCACCTGCCCCCTGGATTCCCCCTCACTCCAGTGCATGTGGAAAAGGACCTGAACTTGGGCGGAGGCCCAGTTTCGAGAGCACAAGGAACACTGGAACCTGTGGAGACCAAAGACAAGACCCACAACTTGGCTCAATATGACCAAGTTGTGGGCTGTGTGGGAAGGACACACAGAGACGTGATTTGATAGGGGTCGTGGATTAGCGGGGAAGAAATCCCAAGCCCCATGTTCCTATCTCCATTGTGCCACCGACACACACTGTGACCCACGGGTATGTCTGCCATGAAAACAGCAAATCACAAACCCTTGGAGCTGGAAGGGACTTTGGGCAAATTCCAAGTCCAGTGtaatcattttagagatgaggcaCACCCTGGAAACGTGTCATGCCCGGAGACCCAGCAGGTGGAAGAGCCAGGACTGGAGCTCCAGTCTCTTGACCCCAAACCAAGGCTTCCTCACATGTAGATGTAAGTGGATCAGAGGCTATACGTACAAGAGCCCCAAGAACCCTGAACTGAAATCCACAAATAGATACAAGTGGATGTGGATAAATGCTGcagtctgaatgtttgtgtaccCCCCAAATTTCCACGTTGGGATCCTAACACCCAAGgtgatggtgttagaaagtggagCCTTTAGGAGTTGATTAGGATGTGAGGGCAGAGCCCTGGGGACTGAGATTAGTGCTCCTACGGAAGCAAGCCAGCAGAGCAACTCAGCTCCTTCTGCCACGTAAGGACACAACAAGAAGCGTGTGGCCCAGAAGAGcagctggcaccttgatcttggacttccagcctccagactgtaAGCAGTGAGCTGAGACTCTGCTCTGATGCTCCTGGCCCAGGAAAACATACACCACCAGGAGAGAAgagctctgcttcctctgcctggacCCTCTCCCGGAAAAGGGATTGAGCATGGGCCCAGTTCTGGGATGGAGtcccaggcccccacccccgacccttGAGGTTCCACTCTCCCAACTGGAAAAGAGAGGGCTAGACTTTGAATGGCCTCAGAAGGTCCTATATTTAAAAGATTCCATCAGACTTCTGCAGTGttgcagtggataggaatctgcctgccagtgcaggggtcatgggttcagtccctggttggggaagatcccacatgcctcagagtatctaaagcctgtgtgccacaactactgagtccatgtgctgcaagtactgaagcccgcgtgcctacagcctgtgctctgcaacaagagaacccactgcagtgagaagcctgtacaAGAGCCGTGAAGACCCGgcgcaggcaaaaataaatacatagataaaattaagttttaaaaaataaaaataagactctATCAGCTCGGAGTAGAGAGGGACAAGGTTTGCTGTGTGTTGCTCAGCTCCTCACCACCCTCCGCCCCTTCTCTGAGGGGGTCTTAGCACACAGGGCCTCTCCCCCACAGACTCCGTGTTGGATCCCAGGTGTCCCCAAAGCAGGGAACATGTGCCCTGAGCCTTGCTCATCAAGCTCTCGTGCAGTTGAGCGCAAtagcctcccttcctccccttctcttttccTCACTGCTTCTCACCACTCACagcttgttttttctctctctgggctTTAGCTCAGTCTTGCTTTCATTTTGCGGTTCAgtgtaataaggaaaaaaattttaatgaagctAAAGCATCTTGGATGATGGGCACCTTCCTGTAATCTCCAATTTACAAGCACGAGCAGAAGAAAAGTAATGAGTGTATGAAGTAAGAAAAAATGAGCAAGAATTTTCTGGAATATTACCATCGCACTCCCTACTCACCGGGCGAAGGTCTGCTGCTGGTATTGTGCCCACCCTGGCTTCAGGATGTTAGGAAGAAGGCTTTTGTCAAGTGTGAGTTGCCATGTGTGATACGGCTTCACCTCCTGAATTAATTCCTGGAACACTCGCTTCCACACCTTCATGTCCAGATCCATCTCTGAAATCTCTGCCATTGCAGTGAGCTGGGTGTGGCAGTGTCtcctgctgggagccagcatgggagttcccacccatgacaaggtcatgtgggagAGCCCTGATGGGCAAGGCAAGTCAGGGCTCGAGAGGCCCCCTGGACCTGCccaagcatctaccccaaaaccaaaatctgtctgttttactatttcacaACTTTCAttaactcttctgacattaacagggggctatcccggaccacctttctctgtaagaaaatcaacttaaaattctagttaataagtctcctgggcattataggagtgtttcaattcaaacccctctgatgactttctagcttgcctgacaggtttgttcagattcctgcagctacgcatgtgattgttcacagcctcccaaactcaagaggcacgggaagcttaagataatctaacaatgcagagcttctcagagagttaaaattgttagaatagaactagtagaggatttctttgttgagctaatgcttgctgccaagtttccatatcccttacctactgtgtccctgggagtgtattgattaatatagttggtatatagaaatgtaagtagtagctttaatgtttgtaaccttggacgcttgagttaattcttttcttgttatagcccaccacacttttgccctataggaatgcaactttatctaatgctttcagagggtggcgcttgactttagaataatcacctttagagaaaaataagttttctgaagaaggggtcataaaatgttaacaggcctcctggccagaagatgatgtaaatcacctaaagcttttgcatatgataagcttgcagaaagaaagcctggcttcaataaggatcaaggactgctgaccttgcatgactctaacCCGcctcccattatcctctatgcacaacttaaggtataa is part of the Bubalus kerabau isolate K-KA32 ecotype Philippines breed swamp buffalo chromosome 20, PCC_UOA_SB_1v2, whole genome shotgun sequence genome and harbors:
- the RTP3 gene encoding receptor-transporting protein 3, which produces MDLDMKVWKRVFQELIQEVKPYHTWQLTLDKSLLPNILKPGWAQYQQQTFARFQCSLCSRNWASAQVQVLFHMHWSEGESRGQVKMRVFAQSCQKCSQPSFEVPEFTEENISRILNNLVLQILKKCYREGIKFVKSPMIKATALKGPHNRDNCEACLQGVCVQNDIGLAMQSPIALSFPTISSPTLGITAEMPSPTSGSTRGEAVTKNKVLPRSWFPEPTPAESLPTSWSPRTNTSFQRERRDQDSSCDQSFYSHPAQHPRSTGIGCCCFILTLIVIIIIIVTVIVVAVIIRASKA